The Rosa rugosa chromosome 3, drRosRugo1.1, whole genome shotgun sequence sequence tcttatatatttaaaactcaatagggttcttccggcgcttggagcatatagagcttcggcaacattaatatttgtgccatttggtaacagaaattgagctggtcctcgaccatgaatcaattgtgatggtcctgCCATCGTTGTTACGGAGgatcgactaggcgtcatccataaaaataattgcctatgtcgtaatatagtatgtgtggtaccactatcaagaaggcattccaattctccggaaaacatactgaaaaaaatAAAGCtcggaatattaacacatgtcTTATGACATAATGCGATACTTTATTAGTAAGGAAAATTTCCAATGATTACATCATGGTTTTTCCAAAGTCCATTCCAAAAATCAAAcctagacaaattgtagtcactcaatccgtttggtaactccaataaaatatgaccagagaagtagagagatgttggtggagcgaggctcacttaaatACCCCAATCTTAatcactttcctagacatcatatttcattgggtgcgccagtagagaaagagttaatacaattgtcatttattgactaaggcatatttgccgttcttggaaaatagaaaggactattctaatcaaagtctgcagcATCTTTGTGCTCTTCATCTatagctttgaagtcctcaatggtgagattgacatcttcaccattttcatcTTCTGCAAGGTAAacttcttgctctctcaggtCCCTATATGCCCTGTATTTTGCAACTAGTTGGTCACTTGCCTTGCAtagcttgaaccaatgctcagttgatccacatcgataacacaaatcattgtggttgcctccctttaattgaggtgcacgttatGCATtttgtggatattccctaggaGGGTTTCGACTGCTACTACCACGTCTTATGCggcgacctccacggcccatgTTGCCACCACGGCTCATGGTGCTACTTCCACGGCCCATGGTGTTGCCATATCCACTTCTCCCACGTGTGGAGTTACCATCACGTGTGCCCGCTCTaaagttgcggtttccttccttattggAGCGGTTATATGTCCCCATTTGTCCTTCATatcccctgttattagggtaccGTTCCTTGCGTTCTCTTTTGGGTGCGCTATAATTtgcctcacgaacgctcttggtTCCGACgagccttgaattataattctttatgaggatgttgtcgtgcttctcagatACCGACAAAATATTTATAAGCTCATTAAACCTCGTAATTCGTCCAGCATTGAAGtcagtgcgatattgctttgacAGTACAATTGCATAGActgggaaggtggagagagtcttctcaattagctcttctttTGTGATAGGTTTGTTACAGAACCTCAACATGGCTttgaggcgaagagcttctAAATTGTATTTagaaacagacttgaagtcggagaagcgtatattgttccactaacccttcaagtcagggaggagggtatcttGGATATTGCCAAAACGCTCCTCTAGTGCTACCCAGAGCTCTCTTGCATTCTTGATGGACATATAATCTAacctgagtgctttgtccatatgacgtcgcatcaatATAACTGCATGAGCATGCTTTGTCGGTGTTCGAGCgaacacaagatccgggttaggtaCCTGGATTATATGCAATATTCCTTgtgaagtgaggtggttctcaacatcggtgaCCCAACTGTGGTATtctgagcctgttgagtcaagcatgggaaagtcgagtctaggttcattcgacatcctgaaaataaggagaagatatattagtttcggagtttaaacttccacgaaaactaaaataacaagatttccgagctatgctaccaagaaatcaatttccaagatatttggattagaccgaaacaatcgATGCTTATGGACGCTctttagtccgaagtcttatgaacactcttagttcatcgattacgaacgctcttagttcgtttagcgtgaatttctataattccgctttttcAATTGTAAgttttcaagaaaagaaaaggagtaaaaactcaaaagcgggaacttttagtaaagaatacattgaaatagtgttgtcggaaagtcgccggaaaagtgtcggAAAATCGCCGaaaaagtgtccggaaagtcgccggaaaagtgtcggAAAGTTGTCCGGAAAGTGGCCAGAAAGTTGCTCGGCAGGTCTCAgcaggtgctcggcaggtcCCTGGCAGATGTCGGCAGGTCCCTGGCAGATGTCGGCAGGTGCTGTCGACAGGTCTCGGCAGATCCGCTCGGTAGGTGTCGGCAGGGCTTCGGCAGGACTCGACAGCGGTCCGGCAGCGGTTCAATTTTTTCGGTGGCCGGTTCAgtgggtttccggccggttctggaggttctgaaaccggttctgggcttcttggatcaagAGCTTTGATATGTgatagggtttggaggttttttttGTAGGTTTAGGAAAATGACTTCGATCGGATGATGAACTTCCTCTACTCTTGTtttttcgattctaattctagagcgtcgtgctgataacgtgttgaagAACAATCGAAAACTAaacagagagaaggagagagtgtAGATGGAGAGATTGAAGAGTGAATTGGTGAGTTTATTCTTCTCAAATTGGAGGGTTAAAAAAGCATAGAAAATACACTATTATAACCCCCACATTCCATTACACTTATCTCTTTACTATTGTACctaatacatgatatagacattaatAGTATAAAATCAATTACACTATAACAATATCACCTTATTTGGCTTAATGCCTCTCTCCTAGAGAGAATCAAAGAAGGCTTGAGCTTCTTCTACTCTCCCCCTCTTACAAAAAGCGTCGATAATAACACTAGCAGTCCACTGGTTAGGAACCAAATCACTATGCTTCATCAAATCAAGCAGCCTATAAGCACCGTCGAAATGACCTGCTTTACACTGCCCTTGTATCAATGAGGTGTATGTATTCACATCTGGTGAGAGCTTTCTTTAAAGCATTTTATCAAGCAATCCCATTGCCTGATTCCTCTTAACAAACCATAATCAACATACTAAACGTTTTAGCATCGGGGCAACAATCTTTCGACTACATGTCTACATCAATTGCAGTCTCAACCATTCCCTTCTTGCAATATGCATGAATCTATGTATTATCGGATGTTGTAGCTTTCTAGCATCAAATCAAACAACTTTCTAGCGTCATCCAGCATAGTTCCGTTACACATGTTACGCTGTACATACATCCGGCTCACAACATCTCTATCAAATAATTTTACAGCTTCCGATTTCCTTCCTAATCCATACAATGCATCAATAACAACATTATATGTTCTCACATTCCAGAACCTATCATTTTCCCCAATGTGAGAGAACCACTCCAAAGCCTCATCAACCTCCCCCGCCTCACAAAGCCCCTGTACTAAACTACTAAATTATTAAATGAACCACATTTCTTTCACAACCCTCATCACACACATTAGCTTAAGAACCCTAAAAGCACTATATATCCATATCCCTATTTCTAAGATGCCCCAATATCAAACAGTTATATGTAGACGTAAT is a genomic window containing:
- the LOC133737949 gene encoding uncharacterized protein LOC133737949; translated protein: MLRFCNKPITKEELIEKTLSTFPVYAIVLSKQYRTDFNAGRITRFNELINILSVSEKHDNILIKNYNSRLVGTKSVREANYSAPKRERKERYPNNRGYEGQMGTYNRSNKEGNRNFRAGTRDGNSTRGRSGYGNTMGRGSSTMSRGGNMGRGGRRIRRGSSSRNPPREYPQNLCKASDQLVAKYRAYRDLREQEVYLAEDENGEDVNLTIEDFKAIDEEHKDAADFD